One Chlamydiales bacterium genomic window, ATGATCGATTTCTCTAAATAAAGTCGCATGTTTTTTTTTAAAGATTTCAGTCGTCAGAATTTCAGATGGTTTAAGACTAGAAAGCTCATTAATGAGCTCCCTTGTATTTTCAAATTCAATGATTTGAAATGCCGAAGTGGTTAAATCTAGAAATGCGAGTCCGAAAATAGAACCCACTTGCGTGATGGAAGCGATGAAATTATTGGCTGTATTAGAACAATGAACCACGGTTCCAGGAGTAATAAAACGGACAATTTCACGTTTGACTAGTCCTTTTGTCGCTTTTGGATCTTCAATTTGCTCAGCGATTGCAACTTTATACCCTTGTGAAACAAGACGATCAATGTAAGTTTCACAAGTCTGCCAAGGCACTCCTGCCATTGGAATCCCTTGGCGTTTTGTAAGAGTCAAATCAAGTACTGCAGATAGAAGCTCAGCATCTTCATGAAATGCTTCATAGAAATCTCCCATCCTAAATAAGAGAATGGCTTTTTTCGCCTTCTTTTTACACTTTTGCCACTGCTCCATCATTGGTGTTGTCATAAGGTCTTGGAGATTACCAATAATTCCCGATTCTTGTACAGTTTAAGCCATGTTTACTAAAGATAGCCTGAGCAAACTTCGTGAGGAAGTCGATCTTATCGAAGTGCTCAATCCTCATGTTGAATTTAAACGCATAGGGAGTGTCTATAAGGCGCTTTGTCCCTTTCATCAAGAAAAAACCCCCTCTTTTGTCGTACAGAAAGGGCAGTCTTATTACCATTGTTTTGGATGTGGTGTGCATGGAGATGCTGTCCAGTTTTTAATGAGCTACCTTAATCTTTCTTTCGTAGAAGCAGTAGAATCTCTGAGTGAACGTTTTCATCTTCCACTTGAGCGCGAAGATAAAAAGCATGAAAAAGGTGTCAATAAAACCCTACTCAAAGAGTGTTTAACCACGGCATCGCGTTTTTTTCACGAATACCTGCTTTTTTCTGCAGAAGGTAGAAAAGCACTCCAATATCTCTTTTCTAGGGGGATAACTCTCGATTTTATTCGAACTTTTGAAATTGGGTATGCTCCTGTCTCATCTTTATTATTTCAGGTCATTAAAGAAAAAGAAATTCTAATGGACACTGGTTTACTGCAAGAATCTGGCCATCTTTTTTTTCGTCAAAGAATCACCTTTCCTATCCGAGACCATCTTGGAGATGTGATTGGTTTTTCAGCACGTAAAATTGATGAAACTACCTTTGGAGGGAAATATATCAATACCCCTGAAACCTCTCTATTCAAGAAGTCTCGGCATCTTTTTGGCCTTAATTACTCACGTCGGAGGATTGCTAAAGAAAGACGAGTGCTTCTTGTAGAAGGACAAATTGATTGCCTTAGATTGATTGAATCTGGACTAGATCTGACAGTCGCGGCGCTAGGAACAGCATTTGGTGAGGGACATCTAAATTTTTTAAGACAATTAGGCATAAGAAAAGCCTACATTCTCTTTGACTCTGATCATGCAGGCATCTCAGCTGCTTCAAAAGTAGGGGATCTTTTTCAAAAGAGGGGAATTGAAGCCTTGATAGTCCACTTTCCAACTGGGTATGATCCAGACACCTTTCTAACTACATTTGGAGTTGAACCTCTTTTTCCTCTCTTAGATCAGGCAGAGAATTATCTTTCTTTTCAATTAACTTTTTTATCCCAACAGATCGATCTTCATTCTCCATCTGGTAAAGCTGAAATTGTTAAAAATCTTAAATTACAAATAGAAACTTGGGAAGATCCTATCATGGTGCATGAAACTCTGCGTAAACTTGCCTCTATGCTTGAACTCCCTGAGGAAATGGTGGGGATTAAACAAAATTTTTCTTCGAATTTTTTCATAAAACACAAGGGCATCCATCCATTACAACCATTCGATCCTGACCGGATTCTTGAAATGGATTTGCTCCGTTGGCTGATATTAATGGGAGAAAAATTTTATCAAACAGCCCGCCATTACTTAAAACCATCGTATTTTTTTGTTCCGGTCTGTCGTCTTATTTTTGAAAAAATTATTGAGAATGAGAAAGTTGATCTCCTTATTTTAGCTACTCAACTAGAAGATCCATTAGTGATTGATGAGATTTTAAAAAAGAAAGTCAATAAAGAGCGTGCTGAAGTCCATTTTCTAGAAACCATTCAAAAAATACTTGATAGAAATTGGATGCAAACACGCGAAGAAATTAAAAGAAAGATGCACAATGGAAAATATTCCGAGGAAGAAATTCTTGAATTAGCAAAAAGATTTGATGGGTTGAAGCGGGAAGTCTGTATAGAATTCATCTAATTCTCTTATAATAATTCCATGTCGAGAATGATTTCACAAGCGTTTATTTGGTCTAGACTACTAGGAGTCCCTTTTTGGGTGATGCTAAACACTCTCTCTGTGCTTCTATATAAGGAATTTCATGTCTCACCTTTGCTTGTCACTTTACTGATAGTACTCAAACCCACTACGGCTCTTTTTGCTTCCCATTGGAGTTGTTTTTTTTCAGGAAAGAATAAGTATTTTATTCTCACGAATATTCTCCGTTTTACCCCCTTTCTTTTTTTCTTTGCTGTGAACTCGGCTTGGATGATCATTGGATGTTTTTTTCTTTACATGGTGCTGAGCCGAGGGAGCGTTCCAGTTTGGACAGAGTTATTTAAAAATCATTTACCTAAAGATCAACAACACCGTCTTTTTGCTTTTGGGAATACTTTTGAGTATTTAGGGATGACAATTTTTCCGATTATGATTGGAATGGTTCTGGATTATAATGCCAATCTTTGGCGTCTTCTATTTCCTCTTACAGCCTGTATTGGATTAACCTCAACTCTGCTGATGGTGCGTCTTCCAAATAGTCT contains:
- the dnaG gene encoding DNA primase, yielding MFTKDSLSKLREEVDLIEVLNPHVEFKRIGSVYKALCPFHQEKTPSFVVQKGQSYYHCFGCGVHGDAVQFLMSYLNLSFVEAVESLSERFHLPLEREDKKHEKGVNKTLLKECLTTASRFFHEYLLFSAEGRKALQYLFSRGITLDFIRTFEIGYAPVSSLLFQVIKEKEILMDTGLLQESGHLFFRQRITFPIRDHLGDVIGFSARKIDETTFGGKYINTPETSLFKKSRHLFGLNYSRRRIAKERRVLLVEGQIDCLRLIESGLDLTVAALGTAFGEGHLNFLRQLGIRKAYILFDSDHAGISAASKVGDLFQKRGIEALIVHFPTGYDPDTFLTTFGVEPLFPLLDQAENYLSFQLTFLSQQIDLHSPSGKAEIVKNLKLQIETWEDPIMVHETLRKLASMLELPEEMVGIKQNFSSNFFIKHKGIHPLQPFDPDRILEMDLLRWLILMGEKFYQTARHYLKPSYFFVPVCRLIFEKIIENEKVDLLILATQLEDPLVIDEILKKKVNKERAEVHFLETIQKILDRNWMQTREEIKRKMHNGKYSEEEILELAKRFDGLKREVCIEFI